One segment of Sinorhizobium sp. BG8 DNA contains the following:
- a CDS encoding sugar-binding transcriptional regulator, which translates to MAKRAESSGRLDDAARAGWLYYVAGRTQDEIAAAMGISRQSAQRLVSLAVAERLIKVRLDHPIAQCLELGARLKEKFNLVHVEVVPTDPGSSSTTVGIAEAGAAEIERWLKRPDPIVLAVGTGRTLKAAVDQLPAMECPQHRILSLTGSIGPDGSAAYYNVIFSMADAIKGRHFPMPLPVLVSSAEERDLLHQQSLVQTTLRLGREADVAFVGVGELGTDAPLCVDGFLEPTEMASLMEQGAEGEICGWMFDSNGVLLSGSINERVASVPLPPRDTTAVIGLAMGARKYKAILAALKGRIINGLITDEATARYLLSAA; encoded by the coding sequence ATGGCAAAGCGCGCGGAATCGAGTGGGCGGCTGGACGATGCGGCGCGGGCCGGATGGCTCTACTATGTCGCCGGGCGGACACAGGACGAGATCGCCGCAGCAATGGGCATTTCGCGTCAGTCGGCCCAGCGGCTCGTATCGCTCGCCGTGGCCGAGAGGCTGATCAAGGTCCGCCTTGACCATCCTATTGCGCAGTGCCTGGAACTCGGCGCACGTCTCAAGGAAAAGTTCAATCTGGTGCATGTCGAGGTCGTTCCGACCGATCCGGGGTCGAGCTCGACCACAGTCGGCATCGCAGAGGCAGGCGCTGCCGAAATCGAACGCTGGCTGAAAAGACCCGATCCGATTGTCCTGGCAGTCGGCACGGGACGCACGCTGAAAGCTGCGGTCGACCAGCTTCCCGCAATGGAATGTCCGCAGCACAGGATTCTCTCGCTCACGGGCAGCATCGGTCCCGATGGATCGGCAGCCTACTACAACGTCATCTTCAGCATGGCCGATGCGATCAAGGGTCGTCATTTCCCTATGCCGTTGCCGGTTCTGGTCTCGTCTGCCGAGGAGCGTGACCTCCTCCATCAGCAGAGCCTGGTGCAGACTACCCTGCGACTCGGTCGCGAGGCAGACGTCGCCTTCGTCGGTGTCGGCGAGCTCGGCACAGACGCGCCCCTTTGCGTCGACGGCTTCCTGGAACCCACGGAAATGGCCAGTCTGATGGAGCAGGGGGCAGAGGGCGAGATCTGCGGCTGGATGTTCGACAGCAACGGCGTCCTTCTTTCCGGCAGCATCAATGAGCGCGTCGCTTCGGTCCCGCTGCCGCCCCGCGATACGACTGCAGTGATCGGCCTCGCCATGGGCGCGCGGAAGTACAAGGCCATCCTTGCGGCCCTGAAAGGCCGGAT
- the preA gene encoding NAD-dependent dihydropyrimidine dehydrogenase subunit PreA: protein MADLRNTFVGIKSPNPFWLASAPPTDKAYNVERAFKAGWGGVVWKTLGEEGPPIVNVNGPRYGAIWGADRRLLGLNNIELITDRDLYVNLREMKQVKMNWPDRALVASIMVPCEEESWKAILPLVEETGADGIELNFGCPHGMSERGMGSAVGQVPEYIEMVVRWCKQYTRMPVITKLTPNITDIRKPARAAKQGGTDAVSLINTINSIVSVDLDSFAPNPTIGGMGSHGGYCGPAVKPIALNMVAEIARDPETYGLPISGIGGITTWRDAAEFMVLGAGNVQVCTAAMTYGFKVVQEMITGLSDWMDAKGHKTLDDITGRAVPNVTDWQYLNLNYVAKAHIDQDACIKCGRCHVVCEDTSHQAITSMVDGMRRFEVMEDECVGCNLCVNVCPVENCITMVGLEAGTIDQRTGKPVDPNYANWTTHPNNPMARQAAE from the coding sequence ATGGCTGATCTTCGCAACACTTTCGTCGGCATCAAGTCACCGAACCCATTCTGGCTCGCGTCCGCTCCGCCGACCGACAAGGCCTACAATGTCGAGCGCGCCTTCAAGGCGGGCTGGGGCGGCGTGGTCTGGAAAACGCTCGGCGAGGAAGGCCCGCCGATCGTCAACGTGAACGGCCCGCGCTACGGCGCGATCTGGGGTGCGGACCGACGCCTGCTCGGTCTCAACAACATCGAGCTCATCACGGACCGCGACCTCTACGTGAACCTGCGCGAAATGAAGCAGGTGAAGATGAACTGGCCCGATCGGGCGCTTGTGGCATCCATCATGGTACCCTGCGAGGAGGAGAGCTGGAAGGCGATCCTGCCGCTGGTCGAGGAAACCGGCGCAGACGGCATCGAGCTCAACTTCGGCTGTCCGCACGGCATGTCCGAGCGCGGCATGGGCTCCGCGGTCGGCCAGGTGCCGGAATACATCGAGATGGTCGTGCGGTGGTGCAAGCAGTACACGCGCATGCCCGTCATCACCAAGCTGACGCCGAACATAACCGACATCCGCAAGCCGGCTCGCGCTGCGAAACAGGGCGGCACCGACGCCGTTTCGCTGATCAACACGATCAACTCCATCGTGTCCGTCGACCTCGACAGCTTTGCCCCCAATCCAACGATCGGCGGCATGGGCAGCCACGGCGGCTATTGCGGTCCGGCCGTCAAGCCGATTGCCCTCAACATGGTGGCCGAGATAGCCCGCGATCCGGAAACCTACGGCCTGCCGATCTCCGGCATCGGCGGCATTACCACATGGCGGGACGCCGCGGAGTTCATGGTGCTCGGGGCCGGGAACGTACAGGTCTGCACCGCGGCAATGACCTACGGCTTCAAGGTCGTCCAGGAGATGATCACCGGACTGTCGGACTGGATGGACGCGAAGGGCCACAAGACCCTCGATGACATCACCGGCCGCGCGGTGCCGAACGTCACCGACTGGCAATACCTGAACCTCAACTATGTGGCCAAGGCCCATATCGACCAGGATGCCTGCATCAAGTGCGGACGTTGCCATGTCGTGTGCGAGGATACGTCCCATCAGGCGATCACCTCGATGGTCGATGGCATGCGCCGGTTCGAGGTGATGGAAGACGAATGCGTCGGCTGCAACCTCTGCGTCAACGTCTGCCCGGTGGAGAACTGTATCACCATGGTTGGCCTTGAAGCAGGAACCATCGACCAACGGACAGGCAAGCCGGTCGATCCGAACTACGCCAACTGGACCACGCACCCGAACAATCCAATGGCCCGGCAGGCCGCGGAGTAA
- a CDS encoding NAD(P)-dependent oxidoreductase, whose amino-acid sequence MGTKESGIHERRLSAPEYEANFEDLHPGLGGHEALVASDRCYFCYDAPCMTACPTSIDIPLFIRQISTGNPVGAAKTIFDQNIFGGMCARVCPTETLCEQACVRNTAEERPVEIGRLQRYATDIAMREGRQFYERAERSGKNIAVVGAGPAGLACAHRLAVSGHDIVVFDGREKAGGLNEYGIAAYKAIDDFAQKEVDYVLAVGGIDVRNGLKLGRDFSLATLTQNFDAVFLAMGLSGVNALRMEGESAEGVSDAVDFIATLRQAGDKGTVPVGRRVVVIGGGMTAIDAAVQAKLLGAEDVTICYRRGKEDMNASQFEQDLATSKGVTIRHWLQPKRVIAKDGRVAGIEVEYTEMRDGRLTGTGETGILAADQILKAIGQTFDPTGLGDIRLEGGRIVIDDEGRTSIEGIWAGGDCVARGEDLTVTAVAQGRDAAISINRALAATAQPSVAVA is encoded by the coding sequence ATGGGAACGAAAGAATCCGGAATTCACGAACGGCGGCTCTCCGCACCGGAGTATGAGGCCAACTTCGAGGACCTGCATCCGGGCCTCGGCGGCCATGAGGCGCTGGTGGCATCCGACCGCTGTTACTTCTGCTACGACGCGCCCTGCATGACGGCCTGTCCGACATCCATCGACATTCCCCTGTTCATTCGACAGATCTCCACCGGCAATCCGGTGGGCGCGGCGAAGACCATCTTCGACCAGAACATCTTTGGCGGCATGTGCGCCCGCGTCTGTCCCACCGAAACGCTGTGCGAGCAGGCCTGCGTGCGCAACACCGCCGAAGAGCGCCCGGTGGAAATAGGCCGGCTGCAGCGCTACGCAACAGATATCGCGATGCGAGAAGGCCGCCAGTTCTACGAACGCGCCGAACGATCGGGCAAGAACATCGCCGTGGTCGGTGCCGGCCCGGCCGGTCTCGCCTGTGCGCACCGTCTTGCCGTCAGCGGCCACGACATCGTCGTGTTCGACGGTCGCGAGAAGGCAGGCGGACTGAACGAGTACGGCATCGCCGCCTACAAGGCGATCGACGATTTCGCACAGAAGGAGGTCGACTACGTGCTTGCGGTCGGCGGCATCGACGTCCGCAACGGCCTCAAGCTCGGCCGGGACTTCAGCCTCGCGACACTGACCCAGAACTTCGACGCCGTTTTCCTCGCCATGGGTCTTTCCGGCGTCAACGCCCTACGAATGGAAGGAGAGAGCGCCGAGGGCGTCTCCGACGCGGTGGACTTCATCGCAACGCTCCGCCAGGCAGGCGACAAGGGCACGGTGCCCGTCGGAAGACGGGTGGTCGTGATCGGGGGCGGCATGACCGCCATCGATGCTGCCGTGCAGGCAAAGCTGCTCGGGGCCGAGGACGTCACCATTTGCTATCGCCGCGGCAAGGAAGACATGAACGCCTCGCAGTTCGAGCAGGACCTCGCGACATCCAAGGGCGTGACCATCCGACACTGGCTCCAGCCGAAGCGCGTCATCGCCAAGGATGGCAGGGTTGCCGGCATCGAAGTGGAGTATACTGAAATGCGCGACGGGCGGCTCACGGGTACCGGCGAAACCGGCATCCTCGCCGCGGACCAGATCCTGAAGGCGATCGGCCAGACGTTCGATCCCACAGGTCTCGGCGATATCCGGCTCGAAGGTGGGCGGATCGTCATCGACGACGAGGGCCGCACCTCCATCGAAGGCATTTGGGCGGGCGGGGATTGCGTGGCGCGCGGAGAGGACCTGACCGTCACCGCCGTTGCACAGGGCCGCGACGCGGCCATTTCGATCAATCGCGCGCTCGCCGCCACGGCGCAGCCCAGCGTCGCTGTCGCATGA